The region TGACGCTGGGCCTGCCGGTGGTGGAGTCGCTGCGCAAGGCGACCGATACGCCGCTCGACTGCCATCTGATGATCGAGGACCCGGACCGCTGGGCGCCCGCCTATGTGGAGGCCGGCGCGTCGTCGGTGACCTTCCACGCCGAGGCCGCCGCCGCCCCGGTGCGTATCGCCCGGGAGATCCGCGCCAAGGGCGCCCGCGCCTCGATGGCGCTCAGGCCCGCGACGTCGATCGAGCCGTACGAGGACCTGCTGCCGGAACTCGACATGCTGCTGATCATGACGATCGAGCCGGGCTTCGGCGGCCAGGCGTTCCTGGACATCATGCTGCCCAAGA is a window of Streptomyces sp. NBC_01477 DNA encoding:
- the rpe gene encoding ribulose-phosphate 3-epimerase, with protein sequence MTVQISPSILSADFARLAEEAKAVEGADWLHVDVMDNHFVPNLTLGLPVVESLRKATDTPLDCHLMIEDPDRWAPAYVEAGASSVTFHAEAAAAPVRIAREIRAKGARASMALRPATSIEPYEDLLPELDMLLIMTIEPGFGGQAFLDIMLPKIRRTRALIDKHGLELWLQVDGGVSGETIERCAEAGADNFVAGTAVYGAQDPAAAVRALREQAAAVHRH